The following are encoded in a window of Ruminiclostridium herbifermentans genomic DNA:
- a CDS encoding heparinase II/III domain-containing protein produces MLDVLQILKRKELWIPYLKKYSRRYVNKVSYNTKKKFGIDPLDIDISRLQKYLKRNSGSLTYKYVTNHMQCSFLCEDFESSAKKLKADKDFMSKLEMTANNVCNKKFLVLGREFDCVYNKNTEHYRWHDDIIADYSYVLSHYSLVRAKNNVPGVDIKNVWELSRMQYLFAPALFWRLTGDEKAAKIVISVIEDWINCNGLEEGPNWNIAMEAGIRVSNMILAFQLISNYEGIDDCFIEKIVASVYQHMNFILRNEENVAGRTSNHYLGGLLGLLAVSSTFTFLPNANFVYEYARQSFEIEIEKQILSDGGGFEGSTAYQRLVGEMFSLAAIVMKNTHTQVSKMYFSRIEAIADYASAISKTDGSFPQIGDNDGGRIFQLFKEKNNSNAFMVSLASAFIGKIFYQPLCKEVLCFVKRDEEGAIKCGETLRVFPESRHALYKAGNIYCILTAGDAHRFDMGGHVHNDKLSFELMYKGKNFIVDPGSGCYTSYPDIRKAFLSIKQHSTIQIGNFEQNISHSPFSKIKNSSTTNEIFVNGNFDKAELNAKISVFHDNVECIQIRKILIDKDSCITIEDCISSAFTQKCICRYVLHPDVSVEIIGNTAKMENDGISIVLKAPDVLHCSEGLYSDNYGQWKKTQIIWCEIYNRLPDVNKFYTQIEFLNDRAMQLH; encoded by the coding sequence TTGTTAGATGTATTACAAATATTAAAAAGAAAAGAACTCTGGATACCTTATTTAAAAAAGTATTCTAGAAGATATGTGAATAAGGTATCTTATAATACTAAAAAGAAATTTGGCATAGACCCGCTAGATATAGATATATCTCGTTTGCAAAAGTATTTGAAACGTAATTCTGGTTCATTGACATATAAATATGTTACAAATCATATGCAATGCTCTTTTTTATGTGAAGATTTTGAAAGCAGCGCTAAAAAATTAAAAGCCGATAAGGATTTTATGTCCAAACTTGAAATGACTGCAAACAATGTTTGTAATAAAAAGTTTCTGGTTCTTGGAAGAGAATTCGATTGCGTTTATAATAAAAATACAGAGCATTACAGATGGCATGATGATATAATAGCTGATTATAGCTATGTTTTATCACACTACTCTTTAGTGAGAGCAAAAAATAATGTACCAGGTGTTGATATTAAGAATGTCTGGGAATTATCAAGGATGCAGTATCTTTTTGCACCAGCGCTTTTTTGGAGGCTTACTGGTGACGAGAAAGCAGCAAAGATTGTAATTAGTGTTATAGAGGATTGGATTAATTGTAATGGGCTAGAGGAAGGACCTAATTGGAATATTGCAATGGAAGCTGGTATTAGGGTCTCAAATATGATTCTAGCGTTTCAATTAATTTCAAATTACGAAGGAATAGATGATTGCTTCATAGAGAAAATAGTTGCATCAGTATATCAACATATGAACTTTATTCTCAGGAACGAAGAAAATGTAGCTGGGAGAACTTCAAACCACTATTTGGGTGGGCTTTTAGGGCTACTGGCTGTGTCATCAACTTTTACATTTCTTCCAAATGCAAACTTTGTCTATGAATATGCTAGGCAGTCCTTTGAAATAGAAATAGAAAAGCAGATACTGTCTGATGGTGGTGGGTTTGAAGGCTCAACGGCATACCAGCGTTTAGTTGGAGAAATGTTTTCTTTAGCAGCTATAGTTATGAAGAATACTCACACTCAAGTTTCTAAAATGTATTTTTCTCGAATTGAAGCTATAGCTGATTATGCGTCAGCAATTTCAAAAACTGACGGTAGTTTCCCACAAATAGGAGATAATGACGGGGGGCGTATTTTTCAGTTATTTAAAGAAAAGAATAACAGCAATGCATTTATGGTGTCTTTGGCATCAGCTTTTATTGGGAAAATATTTTATCAACCGCTATGTAAAGAAGTTTTATGCTTTGTAAAAAGAGATGAAGAAGGCGCTATAAAATGCGGGGAGACATTGAGAGTTTTTCCTGAAAGTAGACATGCTCTATATAAAGCAGGAAATATTTATTGCATATTAACTGCGGGTGATGCACATCGTTTTGATATGGGAGGTCATGTTCACAATGACAAGTTGTCATTTGAATTGATGTACAAAGGCAAGAACTTTATTGTTGATCCAGGAAGTGGATGCTATACGTCTTATCCAGATATTCGTAAAGCATTTTTATCAATTAAGCAACATTCTACTATTCAGATAGGAAATTTTGAGCAGAATATAAGCCATAGTCCCTTTTCAAAAATAAAAAATTCTAGTACTACTAATGAGATTTTTGTTAATGGCAATTTTGATAAGGCTGAGTTGAATGCAAAAATATCAGTATTTCATGACAATGTTGAGTGCATTCAAATAAGAAAGATTTTAATTGATAAAGACAGTTGTATAACAATTGAGGATTGTATTTCTAGTGCATTTACTCAGAAATGTATTTGCAGATATGTTCTTCATCCTGATGTCTCAGTTGAGATTATAGGAAATACAGCAAAAATGGAGAACGACGGAATAAGTATAGTGTTAAAAGCACCTGATGTACTTCATTGTTCTGAAGGACTATATTCTGACAATTATGGGCAATGGAAAAAGACACAGATAATCTGGTGCGAAATTTATAATAGACTCCCAGATGTTAATAAGTTCTATACACAGATTGAATTTTTAAATGACAGAGCAATGCAATTACATTGA
- a CDS encoding Gfo/Idh/MocA family oxidoreductase has translation MKQAVLSKGNIVTRDVADPTLDSNGVLVKVEYSCISVGTEMSAVKNAKKSLIKRALENPKQARMALDILLQRGVGVFRSTVKKVTGEAFGNALGYSAAGTIIAVGENVSEFKVGQAVAIAGNKYASHAGYSYTPKNLTVAIPDGVSLEEASTVAIGSIALQGVRVLSPEIGENVVVMGLGLIGQLAVQMLVASGCRVIGIDINDKRMQIVKEKNNIDVINGKEDIVSKVMMYTGGKGADAVLFTAATKSSEPMSKCFQMLRRKGRFILLGTSGMEINRADIYAKELEFKIATSYGPGRYDSRYEEEGMDYPIDYVRWTENRNMQCYLDMIKEGRISIKHLFGEPYPVERANTAYQALNAPNAPMLAILSYHESHSKNDYPTDKIVMNYSKKKKRNEGAISYAVIGAGSFVTSMHLPNLKQYPNKFYLKAVMSRTGISAASLAAQYNAEYATTNMQHILDDPDVQLVIISTRHNLHAQIAIQALRAGKHVFVEKPPALNEQELMELTKAIKDSGKRFFVGYNRRYSKYAEEIKRHVRNRSGSLFLEYNMNAGYIAPDHWVHGKEGGGRIVGEGCHIIDLFSYLIESKPISTSVNYLLPSRGYYKAEDNVSVTITYEDGSIAVLNYFANGSKNCPKEMLYAAFDGKKITLNNYESIVGENIRIKKIKTSSPSKGQKEEILALYENIMHGDGLIIPVEELETTSRITFEINEAVHTAYKRICTSKKLE, from the coding sequence ATGAAACAGGCCGTATTGAGCAAAGGGAATATTGTTACACGTGATGTGGCTGATCCTACACTAGATTCAAATGGTGTGCTTGTTAAAGTTGAATATTCATGTATATCTGTTGGCACAGAAATGAGTGCAGTAAAGAACGCAAAGAAAAGTTTGATAAAGCGTGCATTGGAAAATCCAAAACAGGCAAGAATGGCACTTGATATCTTATTGCAGCGTGGGGTTGGTGTATTTAGATCTACAGTTAAAAAGGTAACTGGTGAGGCATTTGGTAATGCTTTAGGGTATAGTGCTGCAGGAACGATTATTGCAGTGGGTGAAAATGTAAGTGAATTTAAAGTTGGACAAGCTGTAGCTATTGCAGGTAACAAATATGCTAGTCATGCAGGATATTCTTATACTCCTAAAAATTTGACTGTTGCAATTCCTGATGGTGTTAGTCTTGAGGAAGCATCAACAGTAGCTATTGGAAGTATTGCTTTGCAAGGTGTACGCGTGCTTTCTCCTGAAATAGGAGAAAATGTAGTTGTAATGGGATTAGGGCTTATTGGACAACTTGCAGTTCAAATGTTGGTAGCTTCAGGTTGTCGCGTGATTGGTATTGATATTAACGATAAGCGCATGCAAATAGTGAAGGAGAAAAACAACATTGATGTAATAAATGGTAAAGAGGATATCGTTTCAAAAGTTATGATGTATACTGGGGGTAAGGGAGCAGATGCAGTCCTTTTTACAGCAGCTACAAAATCCAGTGAACCAATGTCCAAATGCTTTCAGATGTTGAGGAGAAAAGGACGATTTATACTCCTTGGAACTAGTGGCATGGAAATAAATCGTGCAGATATCTATGCTAAAGAGCTGGAATTTAAAATCGCTACTTCTTATGGTCCAGGTAGATATGATTCACGCTATGAAGAGGAGGGTATGGATTATCCTATAGATTATGTGCGCTGGACAGAAAATAGAAATATGCAGTGCTATTTGGACATGATAAAAGAGGGCAGAATTAGCATTAAACATTTGTTTGGAGAACCTTATCCTGTTGAAAGAGCAAATACTGCATATCAGGCACTAAATGCCCCAAATGCACCCATGCTGGCAATTCTTTCATATCATGAATCTCATTCCAAGAATGATTATCCAACAGATAAAATTGTCATGAACTATAGTAAAAAGAAAAAACGAAATGAAGGTGCAATATCTTATGCTGTAATTGGTGCTGGTAGTTTTGTAACTTCAATGCATTTACCAAATTTAAAACAATATCCTAATAAGTTTTATTTAAAAGCAGTAATGAGTAGAACAGGCATATCAGCAGCCTCTCTAGCGGCACAGTATAATGCTGAATATGCAACAACAAATATGCAACATATATTAGATGACCCAGATGTGCAATTGGTAATCATATCAACTCGCCATAATTTACATGCGCAAATAGCAATACAGGCGTTACGCGCTGGAAAGCATGTATTTGTGGAGAAGCCGCCTGCATTAAATGAACAAGAACTCATGGAATTAACAAAGGCCATTAAGGATAGCGGCAAAAGATTTTTTGTCGGGTATAACAGACGATATTCTAAATATGCAGAGGAAATAAAGAGACATGTTAGGAATAGAAGTGGCAGCCTTTTTTTAGAGTATAATATGAATGCTGGCTATATTGCTCCAGACCATTGGGTTCATGGTAAGGAAGGTGGAGGGCGAATAGTAGGGGAAGGATGCCATATAATTGATTTATTTAGCTACTTAATTGAATCAAAGCCTATTAGCACTTCGGTGAATTATTTGTTACCATCACGTGGTTATTACAAAGCAGAAGATAATGTTTCCGTTACAATTACCTATGAAGATGGCTCAATTGCTGTGCTAAATTATTTTGCTAATGGTTCAAAAAATTGTCCAAAGGAAATGTTGTATGCCGCTTTTGATGGAAAAAAGATTACTCTAAACAATTATGAATCAATTGTGGGTGAAAATATTAGGATAAAGAAAATAAAAACATCCTCACCAAGCAAAGGACAGAAGGAAGAGATTCTTGCTTTATATGAGAATATTATGCATGGAGATGGATTAATCATTCCTGTAGAAGAACTAGAAACAACCTCACGTATTACTTTTGAAATAAACGAGGCTGTTCATACAGCATATAAGAGAATATGTACTTCAAAGAAATTGGAGTGA
- a CDS encoding lipopolysaccharide biosynthesis protein has product MRPRKMRIMNFAVVERIKMKYLLRKNKNNRILYESLLMFFAEGIGLSFMLFIYLIRPKMLSIDEIGLIGYVLSLVSFFSTFFIFGVDNTGARLIITHEDENSKKRIAGLTLLIGILLSFLYSIFMFIVSFFVPFFGDPQAAILIRITLPFVGYNIILAIYNQVCYALGRIKEASVQLALYSMIYFVLMIAMYYIGIFNVRSAVIVEYGTRMLVVLVPVVIIYFKYLRFYKEEWQEFKKEQKERGWTIYFSRIIFFPTLGIDSLILGYFYPLASVAHYTLSNTISAPINVIGNSLSQSLYRRFSNKNKIDNKYIMYLVLVTLASCIGCYGISFVVIKYFLGNEYMPMIYILPVTILSYAIRGVTTLYTSFMNAKGMAKEIRNCAVMGFIGNILFSFALIIPFGAIGGAVSRVIVLGVNLGMRVFYCGKYHKLEGEV; this is encoded by the coding sequence ATGCGTCCACGTAAAATGCGTATAATGAATTTTGCTGTGGTAGAAAGGATAAAAATGAAGTATCTATTAAGAAAAAATAAAAATAATAGAATACTATATGAAAGCCTGCTAATGTTTTTTGCTGAAGGAATCGGGCTTTCATTTATGTTATTTATATATCTAATTCGTCCTAAGATGCTCAGCATTGATGAAATTGGACTAATAGGGTATGTTTTAAGTCTTGTATCATTTTTTTCAACTTTCTTTATTTTTGGTGTTGATAATACGGGTGCAAGATTGATTATAACTCATGAAGATGAGAACTCTAAAAAACGTATAGCTGGGTTGACATTATTAATAGGAATATTGCTTTCTTTTTTATATAGTATTTTTATGTTTATAGTAAGTTTTTTTGTGCCTTTTTTTGGGGATCCGCAGGCTGCGATACTTATTCGCATTACTTTGCCGTTTGTTGGATACAATATCATTTTAGCCATATATAACCAAGTGTGTTATGCTTTGGGAAGAATTAAAGAGGCATCTGTACAACTAGCACTGTATTCAATGATTTATTTTGTTCTTATGATTGCAATGTATTACATAGGAATATTTAATGTGAGGTCTGCAGTTATAGTAGAGTACGGGACAAGAATGCTAGTAGTTTTAGTACCTGTAGTCATTATTTACTTTAAATATTTACGATTTTATAAGGAAGAGTGGCAAGAGTTTAAAAAGGAACAAAAGGAAAGGGGCTGGACAATATATTTTTCCAGAATAATTTTCTTTCCAACATTAGGAATAGATTCGCTGATACTTGGTTATTTTTATCCTCTTGCATCGGTTGCTCATTATACTCTATCAAATACTATATCTGCACCTATTAACGTTATAGGAAACAGTCTTTCTCAAAGCTTATATCGTAGATTTTCAAATAAAAACAAAATTGATAATAAATATATTATGTATTTAGTACTTGTTACCTTGGCTTCATGTATAGGTTGCTATGGGATAAGTTTTGTTGTTATTAAGTATTTTCTTGGGAATGAATATATGCCGATGATATATATTTTACCTGTAACAATTTTGTCTTATGCAATTCGAGGAGTTACTACACTGTATACAAGCTTTATGAATGCAAAGGGCATGGCTAAGGAAATAAGAAATTGTGCTGTTATGGGATTCATTGGGAACATTTTATTTAGCTTTGCGTTAATTATTCCATTTGGAGCAATAGGTGGAGCTGTATCTCGTGTAATTGTTCTTGGAGTTAACCTTGGTATGAGAGTGTTTTATTGTGGGAAATATCATAAACTGGAAGGTGAAGTTTGA
- a CDS encoding NAD-dependent epimerase/dehydratase family protein, translating to MILLTGATGFLGEFVLKELTDRGYEVTCFVRKTSNLNTINELNVKYIFGELDDYNSICKALEGKDALINIASLGFGHAPNIVNACKQMKVKRAVFVSTTGIFTKLNPDSKAIRLEAERLIKESGLDYTIIRPTMIYGTPRDRNMWRLIKYLKKINIIPILGDGTYLQQPVYVKDLADAIVKAYESPVSIKKEYNISGAKALTYNEVVDLTAKALGKKVIKIHVPSKLSYNLLRAYEKVSKKPILKAEQVLRLNENKAFSHEEAKADFGYSPTTFEEGISLETKFIK from the coding sequence ATGATTTTACTAACTGGAGCTACTGGCTTTCTAGGTGAATTTGTTTTGAAGGAATTAACTGACAGAGGTTATGAGGTTACTTGCTTTGTAAGAAAGACCAGTAATCTCAATACTATAAATGAGTTGAATGTCAAATATATCTTTGGTGAATTGGATGACTACAATTCAATCTGCAAGGCATTAGAAGGGAAAGATGCTTTGATTAATATTGCGTCTTTAGGTTTCGGACATGCTCCTAATATTGTAAATGCCTGCAAACAAATGAAGGTTAAAAGGGCAGTATTTGTAAGCACTACGGGGATATTTACGAAACTGAACCCCGATAGCAAGGCAATAAGGCTAGAAGCTGAAAGACTAATAAAGGAAAGTGGATTGGATTATACAATAATAAGACCTACTATGATTTATGGTACTCCAAGGGACCGTAATATGTGGAGATTAATTAAATATCTGAAAAAAATAAATATTATACCTATATTAGGGGATGGTACTTATTTGCAGCAGCCAGTATATGTGAAAGATTTAGCTGATGCTATTGTAAAAGCATACGAAAGCCCTGTAAGTATTAAAAAGGAGTATAATATATCTGGAGCCAAAGCCCTTACTTATAATGAGGTTGTTGATTTAACGGCAAAAGCACTGGGCAAGAAAGTAATAAAGATACATGTGCCATCAAAGCTTAGCTATAATTTATTAAGAGCTTATGAAAAGGTATCCAAAAAGCCTATACTGAAGGCAGAACAAGTGCTTAGGCTAAATGAGAATAAAGCTTTTTCACATGAAGAAGCAAAAGCAGATTTTGGATACAGTCCCACTACTTTTGAAGAAGGGATATCGCTTGAGACTAAGTTCATAAAATAA
- a CDS encoding nucleotide sugar dehydrogenase has protein sequence MVNVIGLGYIGLPTALMLATHGVEVVGTDYNKELVSQLNAGEITFEEEGLYDLFVNAISKGIKFSTEYISTMVYIVAVPTPYDKNSKKIDACYVIQAVKNVMEVCPKGAIVIIESTVSPGTIDKFVRPIVEANGFVIGEDIHLVHAPERIIPGNMVYELKHNSRTIGSDSKAIGERVKELYSSFCEGEIVVTDIRTAEMTKVVENTFRDINIAYANELAKICHSDNMDVYEIIRIANKHPRVNILSPGPGVGGHCISVDPWFLVGDYPGLANIILAARKINDSMPEYVLERIHDIMKEKGIKDVSRVGLYGLTYKEDVDDVRESPTLQMLRCMERHLASGVKVYDPWVKKDIVENQYHDFDEFLNNVDIVVILVAHSEIKEKMYKLKGKIILDTRNICDLEGRYRL, from the coding sequence ATGGTTAATGTAATCGGACTTGGCTACATAGGGCTACCTACTGCATTAATGTTAGCGACGCATGGTGTTGAGGTTGTTGGAACTGACTATAATAAAGAACTTGTTTCTCAGCTAAATGCTGGAGAGATAACCTTTGAAGAAGAAGGTCTTTATGATTTATTTGTTAATGCCATTTCAAAAGGTATAAAATTTTCTACAGAATATATATCTACAATGGTATATATTGTTGCAGTACCTACTCCTTACGATAAAAATAGTAAGAAAATAGATGCTTGCTACGTTATACAAGCTGTAAAAAATGTAATGGAAGTTTGCCCTAAAGGTGCAATTGTAATTATTGAATCTACGGTTTCACCAGGAACAATTGACAAATTTGTACGTCCAATTGTAGAGGCTAATGGTTTCGTAATAGGAGAAGATATTCATCTTGTTCATGCACCAGAACGAATTATTCCAGGTAATATGGTGTATGAATTAAAACATAATTCAAGAACTATAGGTTCAGACAGTAAAGCTATTGGAGAAAGAGTGAAAGAACTTTATTCTTCATTCTGTGAAGGAGAAATTGTTGTAACTGATATCAGAACTGCTGAGATGACAAAAGTTGTAGAAAATACATTTCGAGATATAAATATTGCATATGCGAATGAGCTCGCTAAAATATGTCATAGTGATAATATGGATGTTTATGAAATAATCCGAATTGCAAATAAGCATCCGCGTGTTAATATTCTTTCTCCTGGACCTGGTGTAGGCGGACACTGTATTTCTGTTGACCCATGGTTTTTAGTAGGTGATTATCCTGGATTGGCTAATATTATTCTGGCAGCAAGAAAGATTAATGATTCCATGCCTGAATATGTACTTGAGAGAATTCACGATATTATGAAGGAGAAGGGTATAAAGGATGTTTCACGTGTAGGTCTATATGGACTTACCTATAAAGAAGATGTTGATGATGTACGTGAAAGTCCTACACTACAGATGCTTAGATGTATGGAACGACATCTTGCAAGTGGCGTCAAGGTTTATGACCCTTGGGTTAAGAAGGATATTGTTGAAAATCAGTATCATGATTTTGATGAATTCTTGAATAATGTAGATATCGTAGTTATTTTGGTTGCACATAGTGAAATTAAAGAAAAGATGTACAAGCTTAAGGGAAAGATTATTCTTGATACAAGAAATATTTGTGATCTTGAGGGGAGATACAGACTTTAA
- a CDS encoding glycosyltransferase codes for MKTVVFLLSHVPNPRMNKRIGVAKEVGTTALICVRRKSANIWEPYHLDIENTIFDMDMPDSSNILYRIRYSILYAVKAIKKLRTIRPSCIYTEGLDSLLISVLYSVFNRTKIIYEVADLRKVFIEEATTAMQSIKSNVVKFIEKVLLKKVKLLVLTSDMFFEKYYKKIISKDRVLFIPNMPDLSAFKSYIHKENGRFTVGFIGGIRYLNQMKMLVDAAESQDVSVLFAGAGGTQDEYIEITNYCSEKQFVDFFGKYNYNNDIAQLYGRVDCVYAVYDADNANVRIALPNKLYEAIYCELPIIVAKGTYLAELVEKWGVGVAVSHTDLSELEKVLHRLSTDKEYYEYIVKNCRLHKADIDIELYNQKLLKQMIELIQ; via the coding sequence TTGAAAACGGTTGTATTTTTATTATCGCATGTTCCAAACCCTCGTATGAATAAGAGAATTGGTGTCGCTAAAGAAGTTGGGACTACGGCATTAATATGCGTGAGAAGGAAATCTGCAAACATATGGGAGCCGTATCATTTAGATATTGAAAATACAATATTTGATATGGATATGCCTGATTCAAGCAATATTTTATATAGAATTAGGTATTCAATTTTATATGCTGTTAAAGCAATAAAAAAACTGCGTACAATACGTCCTTCATGTATTTATACTGAGGGATTAGATTCACTGCTAATTTCAGTATTATATTCAGTTTTTAACAGAACAAAAATTATATATGAGGTTGCAGACTTACGTAAAGTATTTATTGAAGAAGCAACAACAGCTATGCAGTCAATTAAAAGCAATGTTGTTAAGTTTATTGAAAAGGTACTATTAAAAAAGGTTAAACTTTTAGTATTAACCTCGGACATGTTTTTTGAGAAGTACTATAAAAAAATAATTTCTAAAGATAGAGTTTTATTCATTCCAAATATGCCAGATTTATCTGCGTTTAAGTCTTATATTCATAAAGAGAATGGGAGATTTACCGTTGGTTTCATTGGTGGAATCAGATATTTAAATCAAATGAAGATGTTAGTTGACGCTGCAGAATCACAAGACGTTAGTGTATTATTTGCAGGTGCAGGCGGGACACAGGATGAATATATAGAAATTACGAATTACTGTAGTGAAAAGCAATTTGTTGATTTTTTTGGAAAATATAATTATAATAACGATATTGCACAATTGTACGGTAGAGTAGATTGTGTATATGCGGTATACGACGCGGACAATGCAAATGTAAGAATTGCTCTGCCAAATAAATTGTATGAGGCCATCTACTGTGAACTCCCAATTATTGTTGCAAAGGGAACGTACCTAGCTGAACTTGTGGAAAAATGGGGAGTAGGAGTTGCTGTCAGCCATACTGATTTAAGTGAATTAGAAAAAGTATTACATAGATTATCAACAGATAAGGAATATTATGAGTATATTGTTAAAAACTGTAGATTACACAAGGCAGATATAGACATTGAACTATATAATCAAAAACTATTAAAGCAAATGATTGAACTGATACAATAA
- a CDS encoding Wzz/FepE/Etk N-terminal domain-containing protein: MNDNYQEQYIQGEIDLRELIEVIWKKKVMIIGFSLFWAVIAGLISVFVITPVYNTDLKIDVNIPETYITKYGEYKLPTSTNEQYMRLITSNDVILNTMKDLGYERGVDMTISELKGKVSLVNVDAKNAAQNVFDVKVSEKTPEDSLKFAKSLYNNYVEYVDMLTRDRAINYYYDTFTANLKGQETLLESTKQILKKNEELLAKTPETINQSSLSSTGNNIVIENIINPAYSKLQERIVENRQLLISTEDNIRVLKQNLVELDVEKKIIEKYYETGISDGQSSIISIAKSSIHLLSTPVAPINKTSPNNPLSVLIGLVLGGLLAVAIVMINEYWAKKG; encoded by the coding sequence ATGAACGATAATTATCAAGAACAATATATTCAAGGCGAAATTGATCTAAGAGAACTAATTGAAGTAATATGGAAAAAGAAAGTTATGATAATTGGTTTTTCACTATTTTGGGCTGTTATAGCTGGCTTAATTAGTGTATTTGTAATTACTCCTGTATATAATACTGATTTAAAGATTGATGTTAATATACCTGAGACATACATTACAAAGTATGGTGAATACAAATTACCAACTTCAACTAATGAGCAATATATGAGGCTGATTACAAGTAATGATGTTATTTTAAATACCATGAAAGATTTGGGTTATGAGCGCGGAGTAGATATGACTATTTCTGAATTAAAGGGAAAAGTATCTCTTGTAAATGTAGATGCTAAGAACGCTGCACAAAATGTCTTTGATGTAAAAGTATCTGAAAAAACTCCTGAAGACTCATTAAAATTTGCTAAATCATTATATAATAACTATGTAGAATATGTTGATATGCTGACTAGAGACAGGGCTATAAACTATTACTATGATACCTTTACTGCTAATTTGAAAGGACAGGAGACTTTATTAGAAAGCACTAAGCAAATTTTAAAGAAAAATGAAGAGTTGCTTGCAAAAACTCCTGAAACAATTAATCAAAGTAGCTTGAGCAGCACAGGAAATAATATTGTTATAGAGAATATAATTAATCCTGCATATTCAAAGCTACAAGAGAGAATAGTGGAAAATAGACAACTTTTAATATCAACTGAAGATAACATAAGAGTTTTGAAACAGAACTTAGTAGAACTGGACGTGGAAAAGAAGATTATTGAGAAGTATTATGAAACAGGAATTTCTGATGGGCAGAGTAGTATAATAAGTATTGCTAAATCAAGTATCCACTTATTGTCAACTCCTGTTGCTCCAATTAATAAAACTAGTCCCAATAATCCGCTTAGTGTTTTAATCGGTTTAGTTCTTGGTGGTTTGCTGGCTGTTGCAATAGTTATGATTAATGAGTATTGGGCAAAAAAAGGTTAA
- a CDS encoding serine O-acetyltransferase yields MNAIDLYKLGHWCYKRRIPVIPQITKGLIFLLFNSVVPYSAEIGNGSRFAYGGIGVVVHSRAIIGERVIIGQGVTIGRSLDPEDIPTIGDDVYISAGSRIIGKIRVGNNVIIGTNSVVNKDVPDNCIVAGVPAKVIRNIDTKIWSLLKNIF; encoded by the coding sequence ATGAATGCTATAGATTTATATAAATTAGGACATTGGTGCTATAAGAGAAGGATTCCTGTTATTCCACAAATCACCAAGGGGCTAATATTTCTGCTGTTTAATTCCGTAGTACCATATTCGGCTGAGATTGGAAATGGAAGCCGATTTGCTTATGGCGGCATTGGTGTTGTTGTACATAGCAGAGCTATTATCGGAGAGCGTGTAATAATTGGACAGGGTGTTACCATTGGTCGATCGCTCGACCCTGAAGATATACCTACAATTGGGGATGATGTATATATCTCTGCTGGTTCGAGAATAATTGGGAAAATTAGAGTTGGTAATAATGTTATTATTGGAACTAATTCTGTTGTAAACAAGGATGTTCCAGATAATTGTATTGTAGCAGGAGTGCCGGCAAAAGTTATTAGAAATATTGATACGAAAATATGGTCTTTGTTGAAGAATATTTTTTAG
- a CDS encoding DapH/DapD/GlmU-related protein, producing MFITSGDHEYTKVSQIVQNQGRIENEPVAIEDDVWIGANVSILRGVRIMEGAIVGTASVITKDVPPYCVCVGNPCKPIKLRYSDEQLLEHLTSIGKTEHEANKILQLRQEILTKYNLNLK from the coding sequence GTGTTTATCACATCAGGAGATCACGAGTATACAAAAGTTTCACAAATTGTTCAAAATCAGGGTAGAATTGAAAACGAACCAGTAGCAATTGAGGATGATGTTTGGATTGGTGCAAATGTTTCAATATTACGTGGGGTTAGAATAATGGAAGGTGCAATTGTAGGAACGGCATCGGTAATAACTAAGGATGTACCCCCGTATTGTGTATGTGTTGGGAATCCATGCAAACCAATTAAACTACGATATTCCGATGAACAGTTATTAGAACATTTAACCTCCATTGGAAAAACAGAACATGAAGCTAATAAAATTCTACAATTACGACAAGAAATTTTAACAAAATACAATTTAAATCTGAAATAG